Sequence from the Pleomorphomonas sp. T1.2MG-36 genome:
TCGTCCGGCACATCCTTCGGATAGGGGATGCCGCAGTCCTTGAGCGTGGTGTGCAGGTCCAGATCCTCGAAGTCCTCGGTCAGGGCAAGACCAAGACCCTGAGCAAGACCGCCATAAACCTGACCGTCGACGGTGGCCTTGTTGATGATGGTTCCAACGTCGATGGCCGTCGTCAGCTTGACCACGGTCGCCTTGCCGGTCTCCACGTCGACCTCGACCTCCGGCATGAACACTTCGTACATGTAGATCGGGAACGGGTTACCCTGGCCGGTATCGGGCGAGCAGTCGGTGCAGGCCGCCGCCACCCACTTGCCGTCGTAGGACAACGGAATGTTCTCGCTCACCATCTCCTTGTAGGTGCGATAGCCGCCATTCGGCTTCTTCATGGCGTTGAGCAGCATCTCGGCGGCGACACGGATGGCATTGCCGCAGAAGACGTTGGAGCGGCTGCCACCAGCCGGTCCGCCGTTCGGCCCGAAGGTATCGGCCATGACCAGGCCAATCTGCTCCGGCTTGACGCCGGCCACACGCAACACCTCGTGGGCCATGGTCTGAGCGGAAAGATCGGCACCCTGGCCGTGATCTTCCCAGCCCGAATGGACGATGAAGCCGGACGGCGTCATCTCGACACGAGCTTCCGAGCTGTCAGGACCGTCGAGACCGCAACCATAGATGCCGAGGGAAATACCGACACCACGCTTGGTCTCGGGAGTCGACAATTTGGCGGCCCGCTGCTTGGCTTCCAGGTATTTCGGCCGGATCAGGTCGAACAACTGCTTCAGGACCAGCACCTCGGGCTTTTGCCCGGTCGGCGTCGTCGACGTCTCGTTGTAGAGATTCTTGTAGCGGAACTCGAGCGGATCCTCGCCCATCTTCTCGGCCAGCATGTCCATGGCGATTTCGCCGGCCAGGAAGGCCTGCGGCGAGCCATAGCCACGGAAAGCCGAGCCCCAGGCGTGGTTGGTCGCCACCGTCTTGCCCTTGCCGCGAATGTTTTCAAGGTGGTAGCCGGCACCGGTGAACTGGGCCTGGCGCAGCGTCACCAGATCGCCGAATTCCGAGTAGGGGCCGTGGTCCAGCCACCAGTCGGTTTCCATGGCGGTGAGCATGCCGTTCTTGTCGCAAGCCAGACGGATGTTGATGTTGGCCGGGCTGCGCTTACCGGTATAGGTGATGTTCTGGTACTGGTCGTAGACCAGCGACACCGGCTTCTTGGTGACCAGCGCGGCAACACCGAGCAGCGCCTCCATGGTCGGCGAGAACTTGTAGCCGAAGGTACCGCCGGTGGGGTTCTGGATCAGCCGGAGCTTCTCGGGAGGAATGCCGAGGCCGGGGCAGATCATGGCGTGATGCAGGTGCACGCCGATCGACTTCGACAGGATCGTCAGCACGCCGTCGTCATCGACGAAGGCTTCGCCACAGTCCGGCTCCAGATGCAGATGCGGCTGGCGCGAGCAGTAGGTGGTGATGTCGACGACCGCGGCGGCACTGGCCATCAGCGGCTTGGTGTCGGCACCCTTGACGACGCCCTGCTCGTAATAGGCATTGGGAACGCCGGGGTGGATTTCCATGGCGTCGGGCGCCAGGGCCGCGAAACCGGACATGTAGGCCGGCAGCACTTCCA
This genomic interval carries:
- a CDS encoding molybdopterin-dependent aldehyde oxidoreductase yields the protein MKRISVNVNGVERWVVADPKRSLADVLREQMMLTGCKVCCADGQCGSCTVLIDGKPIRACVTPMEKLTAGSKIVTIEGIGTPENLHPLQIAWMAHGSAQCGVCSPGFIMSAKALLDKTLTPTREEVRAWFHRNRNLCRCTGYKPLIDSVMDAAAIMRGDKTIYDVMPKAKEDGSILGTEYIRPSAVAKVTGTWDFGADVALKMPAGTLRLALVQAEVSHALIKGIDTAEAEKMPGVERIITWKDVGGKNAITGLITFPTNKGDGWDRPILCKEKIFQFGDAIAIVAADTEEHARAAAKKVKVDLEVLPAYMSGFAALAPDAMEIHPGVPNAYYEQGVVKGADTKPLMASAAAVVDITTYCSRQPHLHLEPDCGEAFVDDDGVLTILSKSIGVHLHHAMICPGLGIPPEKLRLIQNPTGGTFGYKFSPTMEALLGVAALVTKKPVSLVYDQYQNITYTGKRSPANINIRLACDKNGMLTAMETDWWLDHGPYSEFGDLVTLRQAQFTGAGYHLENIRGKGKTVATNHAWGSAFRGYGSPQAFLAGEIAMDMLAEKMGEDPLEFRYKNLYNETSTTPTGQKPEVLVLKQLFDLIRPKYLEAKQRAAKLSTPETKRGVGISLGIYGCGLDGPDSSEARVEMTPSGFIVHSGWEDHGQGADLSAQTMAHEVLRVAGVKPEQIGLVMADTFGPNGGPAGGSRSNVFCGNAIRVAAEMLLNAMKKPNGGYRTYKEMVSENIPLSYDGKWVAAACTDCSPDTGQGNPFPIYMYEVFMPEVEVDVETGKATVVKLTTAIDVGTIINKATVDGQVYGGLAQGLGLALTEDFEDLDLHTTLKDCGIPYPKDVPDDIEILYLETARPLGPFGAAGVGEAPLTALHPAILNAIYNACGVRIFRIPALPEAIKMGLEAQAGAAAAKKDLQHH